One part of the Cumulibacter manganitolerans genome encodes these proteins:
- a CDS encoding carbohydrate kinase family protein — MSSPELPDTEIRDFGALHAKDGQQRPERRSPRVMLDPLSAIRRAGDPFVDVFCAGQVFFDIVFTGLPAMPRPGTEAWAPGMGSSPGGLANMAVAMRRLGLRTWLAAAFGDDMYGDYCWDTLSGQEDIDLSASRRFDGWHSPVTVSVAVERDRTMITHGHPAPQTLDQMIGSPPPVRACFAALELGEQKWVRHAYDAGALVFADLGWDATQAWSAQMLERLRDCHVFLPNADEAMALSRTDTPEKAAAALAEHVPVVVVTRGRRGALAIDQQTGETASVDGLPIEAIDPTGAGDVFGAGFMVGTLAGWELGDRLRFANLCAALSVQHFGGSLAAPGWGEITAWYHHNIEHGPHADQISEYGFIGDLLPDVALGPVRRAGATLGLRHRA; from the coding sequence ATGTCGAGCCCGGAGCTACCCGACACCGAGATCCGTGATTTCGGTGCGCTGCACGCCAAGGACGGCCAGCAGCGCCCCGAGCGCCGCTCGCCACGGGTCATGCTCGATCCGTTGTCGGCGATCCGCCGGGCGGGCGATCCGTTCGTCGACGTGTTCTGCGCCGGGCAGGTGTTCTTCGACATCGTGTTCACCGGGCTGCCCGCGATGCCGCGGCCGGGCACCGAGGCGTGGGCGCCGGGCATGGGCTCCAGCCCGGGCGGCCTGGCCAACATGGCCGTGGCGATGCGCCGGCTGGGCCTGCGCACCTGGCTGGCCGCAGCGTTCGGCGACGACATGTACGGCGACTACTGCTGGGACACGCTCAGCGGCCAGGAGGACATCGACCTGTCGGCGTCCCGCCGATTCGACGGCTGGCACTCCCCGGTCACCGTCTCGGTGGCCGTGGAGCGCGATCGCACGATGATCACCCACGGGCACCCCGCTCCGCAGACGCTCGACCAGATGATCGGCTCTCCCCCACCGGTGCGGGCCTGCTTCGCCGCCCTGGAGCTGGGAGAGCAGAAGTGGGTGCGGCACGCGTACGACGCCGGCGCCCTGGTGTTCGCCGACCTGGGGTGGGACGCCACGCAGGCCTGGTCGGCGCAGATGCTCGAGCGGTTGCGCGACTGCCACGTGTTCCTGCCGAACGCCGACGAGGCGATGGCGCTGAGCCGCACAGACACACCCGAGAAGGCCGCCGCCGCACTGGCCGAGCACGTGCCGGTCGTCGTCGTGACCCGCGGCCGTCGCGGCGCCCTCGCCATCGACCAGCAGACCGGCGAGACCGCGTCCGTCGACGGGTTGCCGATCGAGGCCATCGACCCGACGGGTGCCGGCGACGTCTTCGGCGCCGGGTTCATGGTGGGCACCCTCGCGGGATGGGAGCTCGGCGACCGGCTGCGGTTCGCCAACCTGTGCGCGGCGCTGTCCGTGCAGCACTTCGGCGGCTCGCTGGCCGCGCCCGGCTGGGGCGAGATCACCGCGTGGTACCACCACAACATCGAGCACGGACCGCACGCCGACCAGATCAGCGAGTACGGATTCATCGGCGACCTGCTGCCGGACGTCGCGCTGGGGCCGGTGCGCCGCGCCGGAGCCACGCTGGGGCTGCGGCACCGCGCGTGA
- a CDS encoding TetR/AcrR family transcriptional regulator: MTGEGRRVRLSSEARREQLLAIGVDMLRNRRLEDLSIDDIANQAGISRGLLFHYFQSMQEFQIAVARRVMEGLIDRLTSGADESLSPDQRLRSSLSIYIDYIAERPDVYRSVVRGVATGPHGIRTMADHTRDQVVDLLLANASASAPGAGAIEGPSARLGAHAWIAMTEELVARWLDDPVISRDELVSRIVAPLPALLGVADRRTPTS; encoded by the coding sequence GTGACCGGTGAGGGGCGGCGGGTGCGGCTGTCCTCCGAGGCGCGGCGTGAGCAGCTGCTGGCGATCGGCGTCGACATGCTGCGCAACCGGCGGCTCGAGGACCTCTCCATCGACGACATCGCAAACCAGGCCGGTATCTCCCGGGGCCTGCTCTTCCACTACTTCCAGTCGATGCAGGAGTTCCAGATCGCGGTGGCCCGTCGGGTCATGGAGGGGCTCATCGACCGGCTGACGTCGGGCGCGGACGAGAGCCTCTCGCCGGACCAGCGTCTGAGGAGCTCCCTGTCGATCTACATCGACTACATCGCCGAGCGCCCCGACGTGTACCGGTCGGTGGTCCGTGGTGTCGCGACCGGACCGCACGGCATCCGCACGATGGCCGATCACACCCGCGATCAGGTGGTCGATCTGCTGCTCGCGAACGCGTCCGCGAGTGCACCGGGCGCGGGGGCGATCGAGGGACCGTCGGCCCGGCTCGGCGCGCACGCGTGGATCGCGATGACCGAGGAGCTCGTGGCCCGGTGGCTGGACGACCCGGTCATCAGCCGAGACGAGCTCGTGTCGCGGATCGTCGCGCCGCTGCCGGCGTTGCTTGGGGTCGCCGACCGGCGGACGCCGACGTCCTGA
- a CDS encoding SDR family NAD(P)-dependent oxidoreductase — protein sequence MQTLRDKTVVITGAASGIGRALAIQAAAEGARLALSDVDTEGLAVTATRCGPGCAVRTDRLDVAERSAWAGYADAVAADLGAADVIVNNAGVALSSDIADMSYEDLEWLMSINFWGVVHGTKAFLPQIVASGDGHVVNISSLFGILSVPSQSAYNAAKFAVRGFTESLRTEMLAARLPVGVTCVHPGGIRTAIARNGRGDARHDAAAIAAHFDEKLAKTSAEKAAQGIWRGVRRGKARVLVGPDAKVLDVLVRLTGAGYQRVVARTAGRAGPPVRWIERAPREVRS from the coding sequence ATGCAGACCCTGCGCGACAAGACCGTCGTCATCACCGGCGCGGCGTCCGGGATCGGCCGTGCACTGGCGATCCAGGCTGCCGCCGAGGGCGCGCGCCTCGCGCTGTCGGACGTCGACACCGAAGGACTCGCCGTCACCGCCACGCGCTGCGGGCCGGGCTGCGCAGTGCGCACCGACCGGCTCGACGTCGCCGAGCGGTCGGCGTGGGCGGGGTACGCCGACGCGGTCGCCGCGGACCTCGGGGCCGCCGACGTCATCGTCAACAACGCCGGAGTCGCGCTCTCCAGCGACATCGCCGACATGTCGTACGAGGACCTCGAGTGGCTGATGAGCATCAACTTCTGGGGCGTCGTGCACGGGACGAAGGCGTTCCTGCCGCAGATCGTCGCGAGCGGCGACGGGCACGTGGTCAACATCTCCAGCCTGTTCGGGATCCTCAGCGTGCCGAGCCAGTCGGCCTACAACGCCGCCAAGTTCGCCGTCCGCGGGTTCACCGAGTCGCTGCGCACCGAGATGCTCGCGGCGCGGCTGCCGGTCGGGGTGACCTGCGTGCACCCCGGCGGCATCCGAACGGCGATCGCGCGCAACGGCCGCGGCGACGCACGGCACGACGCGGCCGCCATCGCCGCGCACTTCGACGAGAAGCTCGCCAAGACGTCCGCGGAGAAGGCCGCCCAGGGCATCTGGCGCGGCGTGCGCCGCGGCAAGGCGCGGGTCCTCGTGGGCCCCGACGCGAAGGTCCTGGACGTGCTCGTGCGCCTCACCGGCGCCGGCTACCAGCGGGTCGTGGCCCGGACCGCCGGCCGCGCCGGACCCCCGGTCCGGTGGATCGAGCGGGCGCCGCGCGAGGTGCGCTCGTGA
- a CDS encoding alpha/beta hydrolase fold domain-containing protein, whose product MTGRRRLPYAVVRRIVQVLQRPGLGGPLPIRAQRKYLELLATGPPAPAGTRTERITIGGVPGLRVSVGTPASGEPLVHLHGGAYTVGSPKVYRNLAANLAEITGRRVYVPGYRLAPEHPYPAALDDAVAVCRQVAERYGGYALSGDSAGGGLAAATALRLAGSDAAPARLGLIAPWVDLTVVPPASKADIVVRPAWGQASAAAYCGTHDRFEPGISPIFGDLSALPPTLVHVGRDEVLREQCERFVRQASRAGADIRLTVLPRLWHVAHLQADLLPEAYDVLVDLGRFLAGQPSP is encoded by the coding sequence GTGACCGGGCGGCGGCGGTTGCCGTACGCCGTCGTACGGCGCATCGTGCAGGTTCTGCAGCGCCCCGGTCTCGGCGGTCCGCTGCCGATCCGCGCGCAGCGCAAGTACCTCGAGCTGCTCGCCACCGGGCCGCCCGCGCCGGCCGGTACCCGCACCGAGCGGATCACCATCGGCGGTGTTCCGGGCCTGCGGGTCAGCGTCGGCACGCCCGCCTCCGGCGAGCCGCTCGTGCACCTGCACGGCGGCGCGTACACCGTGGGTTCGCCGAAGGTCTACCGCAACCTGGCGGCGAACCTGGCCGAGATCACCGGCCGCCGCGTCTACGTACCGGGATACCGGCTGGCTCCCGAGCACCCGTACCCGGCGGCCCTCGACGATGCGGTCGCGGTGTGCCGGCAAGTGGCCGAGCGGTACGGCGGCTACGCGCTCAGTGGGGACTCCGCGGGCGGGGGCCTGGCGGCCGCCACCGCCCTGCGGCTGGCCGGGAGCGACGCCGCGCCCGCCCGCCTGGGCCTGATCGCACCCTGGGTCGACCTCACCGTCGTCCCGCCGGCAAGCAAGGCCGACATCGTGGTGCGGCCGGCCTGGGGGCAGGCCAGCGCCGCCGCCTACTGCGGCACCCACGACCGGTTCGAGCCGGGCATCAGCCCGATCTTCGGCGACCTGTCGGCCCTGCCGCCGACGCTGGTGCACGTCGGGCGCGACGAGGTGCTGCGCGAGCAGTGCGAGCGATTCGTCCGCCAGGCCTCCCGCGCCGGTGCCGACATCCGCCTCACGGTGCTGCCGCGGCTGTGGCACGTGGCGCACCTGCAGGCCGACCTGCTGCCCGAGGCGTACGACGTGCTGGTCGATCTCGGTCGCTTCCTCGCCGGGCAGCCGTCCCCGTAG
- a CDS encoding GNAT family N-acetyltransferase — MAGELHVKTIDEMTARELHDVLRLRVDVFVVEQACPYPEIDGRDADPSTRHLWIDGADGVAATIRLLDDGDQARIGRVATAPQHRGRGHARRLVEAAIALSAARPIVLDAQSHLRGWYGALGFVVDGPEFVEDGIAHLPMRRALSG, encoded by the coding sequence ATGGCCGGCGAGCTGCACGTGAAGACGATCGACGAGATGACCGCCCGCGAGCTGCACGACGTGCTGCGTCTGCGGGTGGACGTGTTCGTCGTCGAGCAGGCGTGCCCCTACCCCGAGATCGACGGCCGGGACGCCGATCCCTCGACCCGGCACCTGTGGATCGACGGCGCGGACGGCGTCGCGGCGACGATCCGGCTGCTGGACGACGGGGACCAGGCGCGCATCGGACGCGTCGCGACCGCTCCGCAGCACCGCGGCCGCGGCCACGCCAGGCGGCTCGTCGAGGCCGCAATCGCGCTCTCCGCCGCACGGCCGATCGTGCTCGACGCGCAGAGCCACCTGCGCGGCTGGTACGGCGCACTGGGGTTCGTCGTCGACGGTCCGGAGTTCGTCGAGGACGGCATTGCACACCTCCCGATGCGCCGCGCGCTCTCCGGGTAG
- a CDS encoding MFS transporter, translating into MKGDPSGPTLWRSANFRRFWIGDAVSQLGVEVGVLAIPVIAVTLLHATEQQVGNLTAASLAAFLVVGLPAGALVDRWRKRATMIWANVARLLAALLVPALWFTGSLQMWHLYVVAGVTGIARVFFDVCYQSYIPLLVDSAQVPDANSKLESTAQIAHMGGPALGGLLLKVLSAPVLMFADAIGYVASVLALRGVTDSEAISRPEQPRRLLADIKEGMVFVARHPLIRPITICTALANLFNTLLMTLYPLFALRVLGFEPEVLGFALAAGAAGGLIGAATAGRLAARVGDGRTIPLAAMLSGPALALIPAAQYVPERWMAFALLVVGELLLSFSVVVYNVTQVSMRQRACPRRLLGRMNASIRFFVWGIMPPAALLAGWLGQVLGVVPTLWIAAVGQFSSCLPVLLSPLRTMRTFPEAYAEESV; encoded by the coding sequence GTGAAGGGCGACCCGAGCGGCCCGACCCTCTGGCGGTCGGCCAACTTCCGCCGGTTCTGGATCGGCGACGCCGTCTCCCAGCTCGGCGTCGAGGTCGGCGTGCTCGCCATCCCGGTCATCGCGGTCACCCTGCTGCACGCCACCGAGCAGCAGGTCGGCAACCTGACCGCGGCGTCCCTCGCGGCATTCCTGGTGGTGGGGCTGCCGGCCGGCGCGCTCGTCGACCGGTGGCGCAAGCGGGCGACGATGATCTGGGCGAATGTCGCGCGGTTGCTCGCCGCGCTCCTGGTTCCCGCGCTGTGGTTCACGGGATCGCTGCAGATGTGGCACCTCTACGTCGTCGCCGGCGTCACCGGGATCGCCCGGGTGTTCTTCGACGTCTGCTACCAGTCGTACATCCCGCTGCTGGTGGACTCCGCGCAGGTCCCGGACGCGAACTCGAAGCTGGAGTCCACCGCCCAGATCGCGCACATGGGCGGCCCGGCGCTCGGCGGCCTGCTGCTGAAGGTGCTCAGCGCGCCGGTGCTGATGTTCGCCGACGCGATCGGCTACGTCGCCTCGGTGCTGGCCTTGCGCGGCGTGACCGACAGCGAGGCGATCAGCCGGCCGGAGCAGCCGCGGCGGCTGCTCGCCGACATCAAGGAGGGGATGGTCTTCGTCGCCCGCCACCCGCTGATCCGCCCGATCACGATCTGCACGGCGCTGGCCAACCTCTTCAACACGCTGCTGATGACGCTGTACCCGCTGTTCGCGCTGCGCGTCCTCGGCTTCGAGCCCGAGGTGCTCGGCTTCGCGCTCGCCGCCGGCGCGGCCGGCGGGTTGATCGGGGCCGCCACCGCCGGACGGCTGGCGGCCCGGGTCGGCGACGGGCGGACGATTCCGCTCGCCGCGATGCTGAGCGGACCGGCGCTCGCGTTGATCCCGGCCGCGCAATACGTGCCCGAGCGCTGGATGGCGTTCGCCCTGCTGGTCGTCGGCGAGCTGCTCCTGTCGTTCTCCGTCGTCGTCTACAACGTCACGCAGGTGAGCATGCGCCAGCGCGCCTGCCCGCGGCGGCTGCTCGGGCGGATGAACGCCTCGATCCGGTTCTTCGTGTGGGGCATCATGCCGCCGGCCGCGCTGCTCGCCGGCTGGCTCGGCCAGGTCCTCGGAGTCGTGCCGACCCTGTGGATCGCGGCCGTGGGGCAGTTCTCGTCCTGCCTGCCGGTGCTGCTTTCGCCGCTGCGCACGATGCGCACCTTCCCCGAGGCGTACGCCGAGGAGTCCGTCTAG
- a CDS encoding NAD(P)/FAD-dependent oxidoreductase, with the protein MEKYDAIVIGGGIAGVSLAYELQEDRSVGLLEMETHLAFHTTGRSAATFLETYGGPQIRALTTGSRDFFEHPPDVFEHSPLRRLGLVWVGTHGRSAKVRAMQQEMSALVPDVRLLSADDAVEVNPILRREYVELALYEPGAMELDVHLLHQGFVRGFRERGGVVHTAARVTGAVRSEDFDDDHVWTLTDSGGNKYQAPLVVNAAGSWVDVVAAMFGARSVGIAPLRRTIFMVPSPHGSRTAALPMAADVDDTFYVKPDGEQYLCSPADEVLQSPSDPRPDELRIAQAMEVIDAATHIRPRHVRSSWAGLRNFAPDRVPVVGFDAQLAGFFWFGGQGGYGIQTAPAMARLGAALVRGEQPPADLVDRGLDAARLAPGRFAAQ; encoded by the coding sequence GTGGAGAAGTACGACGCGATCGTGATCGGCGGCGGGATCGCCGGCGTCTCGCTGGCGTACGAGCTGCAGGAGGACCGCAGCGTCGGGCTGCTCGAGATGGAGACTCACCTGGCGTTCCACACGACCGGGCGCAGTGCGGCCACCTTCCTCGAGACGTACGGCGGACCGCAGATCAGGGCACTCACGACCGGCAGCCGCGACTTCTTCGAGCACCCGCCGGACGTCTTCGAGCACTCGCCGCTGCGCCGGCTCGGGCTGGTCTGGGTCGGCACCCACGGCCGTTCGGCGAAGGTGCGCGCCATGCAGCAGGAGATGAGCGCGCTCGTCCCCGACGTCCGGCTGCTGAGCGCCGACGACGCGGTCGAGGTCAACCCGATCCTCAGGCGCGAGTACGTCGAGCTGGCGCTGTACGAGCCGGGCGCGATGGAGCTCGACGTGCACCTGCTGCACCAGGGCTTCGTGCGGGGCTTCCGCGAGCGCGGAGGAGTCGTGCACACCGCGGCGCGGGTGACCGGCGCCGTCCGCAGCGAGGACTTCGACGACGACCACGTCTGGACGCTCACCGACTCCGGCGGCAACAAGTACCAGGCCCCGCTCGTCGTCAACGCCGCCGGCTCGTGGGTGGACGTCGTCGCCGCGATGTTCGGCGCCCGGTCGGTGGGCATCGCGCCGCTGCGCCGCACCATCTTCATGGTCCCCTCGCCGCACGGGTCGCGTACTGCCGCGCTTCCGATGGCGGCGGACGTCGACGACACGTTCTACGTCAAGCCGGACGGTGAGCAGTACCTGTGCTCGCCGGCCGACGAGGTGCTGCAGTCGCCGAGCGATCCACGCCCCGACGAGCTGCGGATCGCGCAGGCGATGGAGGTCATCGACGCGGCGACGCACATCCGTCCCCGGCACGTGCGCAGCTCGTGGGCCGGGCTGCGCAACTTCGCCCCGGACCGGGTCCCGGTCGTCGGGTTCGACGCGCAGCTCGCCGGGTTCTTCTGGTTCGGCGGCCAGGGCGGCTACGGCATCCAGACCGCCCCCGCCATGGCCCGGCTCGGCGCGGCGCTGGTGCGCGGGGAGCAGCCGCCGGCGGACCTCGTCGATCGAGGTCTGGACGCCGCGAGGCTGGCGCCGGGCCGGTTCGCCGCGCAGTGA